Genomic DNA from Pelosinus sp. UFO1:
TCGCTGGAATGGATAGTTTTGCTAGAGGGTTAAAAGTCGCGCAGAAACTCATTGAAGATAGAGTTTTTGAAGATGTTCTTGCTGATCGCTATCATAGTTTTACAGAGGGCATAGGTCTTGCTATCGTTTCAGGGAATGCTGATTTTCATACGTTAGAAAAGTATGCAATGGAAAATCAAGGGATAAACAATCAATCAGGGCGACAAGAAAAAATAAAATCGATTCTGAATCAATATCTTTTAGAAGCCTAGAAGTCTAGAAGTCTAGAAGTCTAAAAGGCTAATGGAATCAACGGCTGCCGGGATGCTATATTTAGCGTCGCAGCGCCTTAGGTAAAAATGATTCACATAGGAGGCGATATAAAATCCATCTCATTATTTTTAGAATCATAAAATAGTTGGAGGGAAGCACTGTGTTTAAAGGTAAAAATGTAAGATTAGTTCTTTTGGTAGCGATTTGTATTATTTCCTTACTAGGGGTAGTTGGATGTACCAAACAGGAGACGACTACTTCTAAAGAGGCTCCAAAAAGTAAAACGATTAAAATCGGTGTTAGTATGGATGACTTGAGGCTAGAAAGATGGCAGCATGATCGTGATCTTTTTGTACAAAAAGCCAAAGAATTAGGTGCGGAAGTTGTTGTTCAGTCTGCGAATGGTGATGACCAAACGCAATTTTCTCAATGTGAAAATCTAATATCTCAAGGTATTAATGTGTTAGTTATTATTCCTCACAATGGGGAGGCTATTGCACCAATTATTGAACAGGCTCATAAAGCTGGTGTTAAGGTATTAGCTTATGATCGTCTCATAACTAAGTCCGATGTTGATTACTATATATCCTTTGATAATATCAAAGTTGGCGAATTACAGGCCCAAGCAGTCATAAAGGAAGCTCCTAAAGGAAATTACTTTTTGATGGGGGGATCACCTACCGATAATAACGCTAAGATGTTTCGTCAAGGACAAATGAATATTCTAAAACCCTTAATTGACAAAGGTGATATTACAGTGGTCGGAGACCAATGGGCCAAGGATTGGCTGCCAGAAGAAGCATTGAAGATTATGGAGAATGCTTTGACTGCGAATAACAACAAGATTGATGCTGTTGTTGCTTCAAATGATAGTACGGCAGGTGGCGCTATCCAAGCATTATCAGCGCAAGGTTTAGGTGGAAAAGTTCCCATCTCCGGTCAAGATGCTGAGTTAGCAGCTTGTCAAAGAATCGTGGAAGGCAAACAAACCATGACTGTCTATAAACCTATCAAGAATCTAGCAACCTCTGCAGCAGATCTCGCTGTAAAGCTTGCCAAAGGTGACTCAATTAAAACAGATGGCGTAGTGAATAACGGTACGAAAGATGTTCCAGCTATTTTACTTACTCCTATTGCAGTGGATTCTAAGAATATAGTAGAAACTGTAATTAAGGACGGTTACAACAAATTGGAAGATATCTTTAAAAATGTATCAAAGGATAAATGGCCAAAAGGATAGTCTATTAAAAGGTGGGGAAAAGAGTTTTCCCCGCCTTCCCAATTATGATTTGAGGGGATAAAAATGAATGATTTTATTTTAGAAATGAAGGATATCGTCAAAGAATTTTCTGGAGTAAAAGCACTAAAAAATGTTTCATTTAAGGTAAAACGAGGAGAAATTCACGCTTTATGTGGTGAAAATGGCGCTGGCAAGTCAACTTTAATGAAAGTACTAAGTGGGGTGTATCCTCATGACACTTACCAAGGAAAGATATTTTTTAACAATGAGAATCTTATCATCAAAAATATTAGAGATGCAGAGCAAGCTGGCATAGCTATTATTCATCAGGAATTGGCCCTATTTAAAGAACTTGCCGTGTATGAGAATATTTTTATGGGCAATGAATGCAGTAGAAAAGGTTTTATTAATACTCCTGCAATGCTAGCCCAAACCCAGGATTTATTAAAAGAAATGAAATTAGACATTAACCCCGATACTCTTGTTAAACATTTAGGAACAGGTCAGCAACAATTAGTTGAAATCGCGAAGGCTTTGGCGAAGAATGCTACGTTACTGATACTGGATGAACCTACAGCTTCTCAATCAGAAGGAGAAGTAGAGATTTTAATGGATATTTTAGGGCGACTTAAGGCTAAGGGCGTTACTTGTATTTATATATCTCACAAATTAGATGAGGTATTTCGTTTAGCAGATACAGTTACCGTTATTCGTGACGGTCAATCCATTGGCACAAATCCTACGAATGAACTCTGTCGAGATGATATTGTAAGAATGATGGTAGGGCGGGAAATTACTGATTTATATCCTAAAGTAGCTCACGTAACTGAGCAAGAGATTTTTGCTGTTAAAAATTACACCGTATATGATCCCAACGAAGCGAATAAGAAATTAGTGGATAATGTAAGTTTTCACCTAAAACAAGGTGAGGTTTTAGGATTTGCAGGTTTAGTAGGAGCTGGTCGGACAGAATTGGTTTCTGCTATTTATGGTTTTCATTCTGGTAAACAGTATGGCGAAGTTTTTCTGAATAAAAAGAAGATAAACATTAATCATCCTAATGATGCATTGCAATACGGCATCGCTATGGTGCCGGAAGATCGTAAACGTCATGGCATTATAGAGCAAATGTCTGTTAAGCAAAACATGACACTGGCGAATATTGAAAATTATCGATTGAACTTAGACTGCATAGATGATTG
This window encodes:
- a CDS encoding xylose ABC transporter ATP-binding protein, with product MNDFILEMKDIVKEFSGVKALKNVSFKVKRGEIHALCGENGAGKSTLMKVLSGVYPHDTYQGKIFFNNENLIIKNIRDAEQAGIAIIHQELALFKELAVYENIFMGNECSRKGFINTPAMLAQTQDLLKEMKLDINPDTLVKHLGTGQQQLVEIAKALAKNATLLILDEPTASQSEGEVEILMDILGRLKAKGVTCIYISHKLDEVFRLADTVTVIRDGQSIGTNPTNELCRDDIVRMMVGREITDLYPKVAHVTEQEIFAVKNYTVYDPNEANKKLVDNVSFHLKQGEVLGFAGLVGAGRTELVSAIYGFHSGKQYGEVFLNKKKININHPNDALQYGIAMVPEDRKRHGIIEQMSVKQNMTLANIENYRLNLDCIDDCKELTDTNHFIDKLKIKTPGLDALIKNLSGGNQQKVILAKYLLRKLKVLILDEPTRGIDVGAKYEIYNLINNLTAEGIAIIMISSDLPEILGMADRIVIMNEGKIKGEFINKDLDQEQIMHCAVGGTRV
- the xylF gene encoding D-xylose ABC transporter substrate-binding protein, with the translated sequence MFKGKNVRLVLLVAICIISLLGVVGCTKQETTTSKEAPKSKTIKIGVSMDDLRLERWQHDRDLFVQKAKELGAEVVVQSANGDDQTQFSQCENLISQGINVLVIIPHNGEAIAPIIEQAHKAGVKVLAYDRLITKSDVDYYISFDNIKVGELQAQAVIKEAPKGNYFLMGGSPTDNNAKMFRQGQMNILKPLIDKGDITVVGDQWAKDWLPEEALKIMENALTANNNKIDAVVASNDSTAGGAIQALSAQGLGGKVPISGQDAELAACQRIVEGKQTMTVYKPIKNLATSAADLAVKLAKGDSIKTDGVVNNGTKDVPAILLTPIAVDSKNIVETVIKDGYNKLEDIFKNVSKDKWPKG